In a single window of the Coffea eugenioides isolate CCC68of chromosome 3, Ceug_1.0, whole genome shotgun sequence genome:
- the LOC113766837 gene encoding uncharacterized protein LOC113766837 yields the protein MGGATQQQLHLLRILLSCRKITAQVTKPITESIIAIASTTEPEFLPQLKAKQNRFPRSHNFMDAKIAARIGEKLGLRLKELGVLNVEIDFNEELLRPVHQQKLVRPIFQNVKRAGINISGAEKLPFGGSDHGY from the coding sequence ATGGGCGGCGCCACCCAGCAGCAGCTCCACCTCCTCCGCATACTCCTCTCCTGCCGGAAAATCACAGCCCAGGTGACGAAACCCATAACAGAATCCATCATAGCCATCGCTTCCACCACCGAGCCAGAGTTCTTACCTCAATTAAAGGCCAAGCAAAATCGTTTCCCGAGATCCCACAATTTCATGGACGCCAAAATCGCGGCCAGAATCGGCGAGAAACTCGGCCTCCGGCTTAAAGAACTCGGGGTTTTGAACGTCGAGATTGATTTCAACGAGGAGCTTCTTAGACCCGTTCATCAACAAAAGTTGGTACGACCCATTTTTCAGAATGTTAAACGAGCTGGGATTAATATTTCCGGTGCTGAGAAGTTGCCGTTCGGAGGATCAGATCATGGATATTGA